A stretch of Clostridia bacterium DNA encodes these proteins:
- a CDS encoding ImmA/IrrE family metallo-endopeptidase, with protein sequence MNDYIINRSIRLIKKYKTRNPFEIAANMNIDVLFMDLGKLKGFYKRDGHNRFIIINDQICEPLQRIVCAHELGHDQLHRHIAENHTLQEFAIYDMKSKPEYEANLFAAELLFSTKDVLEYFGQGYNFYETACFLNTDVHLLAVKLMIMNSNGYQLNIPVDLKSDFLR encoded by the coding sequence TTGAACGATTACATTATTAACCGCTCAATTAGACTCATAAAGAAATATAAGACACGAAATCCTTTTGAAATAGCTGCCAACATGAATATCGATGTTTTGTTTATGGATCTTGGCAAGCTTAAAGGATTCTATAAAAGAGATGGCCACAACCGATTCATAATTATTAATGATCAGATTTGTGAGCCCCTTCAAAGGATTGTTTGTGCCCATGAGTTAGGGCATGATCAACTCCACAGACATATAGCCGAAAACCATACTCTACAGGAATTTGCCATATATGATATGAAAAGCAAACCAGAGTATGAAGCCAACCTATTTGCTGCCGAGTTATTATTTTCAACGAAGGATGTATTAGAATATTTTGGCCAAGGATACAACTTTTATGAAACTGCCTGTTTTCTCAATACCGATGTTCATTTATTAGCTGTAAAGCTTATGATCATGAATTCCAATGGCTATCAATTGAATATTCCGGTTGATTTAAAAAGTGATTTCTTAAGATAA
- a CDS encoding helix-turn-helix transcriptional regulator gives MTLGSKIKLLRNERNMTQPDLATALGVTVRTVAYYENDERQPKKELIIKLCKIFDVSTDYLLSESESFLLDATEKYGYRGKKKAESFINETAMLFAGGELSDEDQDKVFKAITEIYWRSKEKNRKYTPKKYRDTEE, from the coding sequence ATGACATTAGGAAGTAAGATAAAACTACTCCGAAACGAACGTAACATGACCCAGCCTGATCTTGCCACTGCATTAGGCGTTACAGTTCGCACTGTAGCTTATTATGAAAATGATGAGAGGCAACCAAAAAAAGAACTCATCATAAAGCTATGTAAAATTTTTGATGTTTCAACTGATTATTTATTATCAGAAAGCGAATCTTTTTTGCTCGATGCCACTGAAAAATATGGCTATAGGGGTAAAAAAAAGGCTGAATCATTTATTAATGAAACAGCCATGCTCTTTGCAGGAGGTGAACTAAGTGATGAAGATCAAGATAAAGTTTTTAAGGCAATCACTGAGATTTACTGGCGATCAAAAGAAAAAAACAGAAAATATACGCCAAAAAAATATCGAGATACGGAAGAGTAA
- a CDS encoding sigma-70 family RNA polymerase sigma factor → MNEKEEREKAKKKYFIPVDGKYYETTKEVYEVYYQMDRRERYLEERDLKKGIINFGDIDNEDYSAEEIISDKDTDIEEEVINKILIKTVLEAIMTLDEEEKWLIQELFFYGKSEVVLSQETGVARTTLQSKKYKAFEKIKKIMKI, encoded by the coding sequence ATGAATGAAAAAGAAGAACGGGAAAAAGCTAAAAAAAAATATTTTATTCCGGTAGATGGCAAATACTATGAAACGACAAAGGAAGTCTATGAAGTTTATTACCAGATGGACCGAAGGGAGCGGTACCTGGAAGAGCGAGACTTGAAAAAGGGGATCATTAATTTTGGTGATATCGATAATGAAGATTACTCAGCTGAAGAAATAATATCTGATAAAGATACAGATATTGAAGAAGAAGTTATAAATAAAATTTTAATAAAAACAGTTCTTGAAGCAATTATGACTCTTGATGAAGAAGAGAAGTGGTTGATACAAGAGCTGTTTTTTTATGGAAAAAGTGAAGTGGTTTTATCTCAAGAAACAGGTGTCGCAAGAACTACACTTCAATCAAAAAAATATAAAGCATTTGAAAAAATAAAAAAAATCATGAAAATTTGA